In Mesorhizobium sp. 113-3-3, a genomic segment contains:
- the argF gene encoding ornithine carbamoyltransferase encodes MSVRHFTDLSTVSEGDLRFMLDDAVVRKARLKAGERTRPLEGKVLAMIFDKPSTRTRVSFDVGMRQLGGETIMLTGTEMQLGRSETIADTAKVLSRYVDAIMIRTTSHERLLELTENATVPVINGLTDDTHPCQLMADIMTFEEHRGPVAGKTIAWTGDGNNVLHSLLEASARFRFNLNVAVPEGSEPAQKHIDWSKAHGGKLLFTRSPEEAVDQADCVVTDCWVSMGQEHRARGHNVFSPYQVNAKLMAHAKPDALFMHCLPAHRGEEVTDEVIDGPHSVVFDEAENRLHAQKAVLAWCLGA; translated from the coding sequence ATGTCAGTTCGCCATTTCACCGATCTGTCCACCGTTTCCGAGGGCGACCTGCGCTTCATGCTGGACGACGCGGTGGTGCGAAAGGCGCGCCTCAAGGCCGGCGAGCGCACCAGGCCGCTCGAAGGCAAGGTTCTGGCGATGATCTTCGACAAGCCGTCAACGCGCACGCGCGTCTCCTTCGACGTCGGCATGCGCCAGCTTGGCGGCGAGACCATCATGCTGACCGGCACCGAAATGCAGCTCGGTCGCTCCGAAACCATAGCCGACACCGCCAAGGTGCTGTCGCGCTATGTCGATGCGATCATGATCCGCACCACTTCGCATGAGCGGCTGCTGGAGCTGACCGAGAATGCCACGGTTCCGGTGATCAACGGGCTGACCGACGACACCCATCCCTGCCAGCTGATGGCCGACATCATGACCTTCGAGGAGCATCGCGGTCCGGTGGCCGGCAAGACCATCGCCTGGACCGGCGACGGCAACAATGTGCTGCATTCGCTGCTCGAAGCCTCGGCGCGGTTCCGCTTCAACCTCAACGTCGCCGTGCCCGAAGGCAGCGAGCCGGCGCAGAAGCACATCGACTGGTCCAAGGCGCATGGCGGCAAGCTGCTCTTCACCCGCTCGCCCGAGGAAGCCGTCGACCAGGCCGACTGCGTCGTCACCGACTGCTGGGTGTCGATGGGCCAGGAGCATCGCGCCCGCGGCCACAACGTCTTCTCGCCCTATCAGGTCAATGCCAAGCTGATGGCGCATGCCAAACCGGACGCGCTGTTCATGCATTGCCTGCCGGCGCATCGCGGCGAAGAAGTGACCGACGAGGTTATCGACGGACCCCATTCGGTGGTCTTCGACGAGGCCGAGAACCGACTCCACGCCCAGAAGGCGGTGCTTGCCTGGTGTCTTGGGGCTTGA
- the phoU gene encoding phosphate signaling complex protein PhoU, with the protein MQSVHIMSAYDEELKYLSKRIAAMGGHAERMVEQAVAALVNADPGLAQKVINDDAVLDDGQREIDDKAIIIIAKRQPMATDLREIVGAIRISADLERVGDLGKNVAKRVVAVTDGRQPTSLFRGLEALANLALTQLKEVLDVYASRSVDKIGFVRDRDDQIDAMYTSLFRELLTYMMEDPRNITPCTHLLFCAKNIERIGDHATNIAETIYYIVTGDQMPAERPKGDKTDKISLSAPLPAK; encoded by the coding sequence ATGCAGTCCGTGCACATAATGAGCGCCTATGACGAGGAGCTGAAATACCTGTCGAAGCGTATCGCGGCGATGGGCGGCCATGCCGAGCGCATGGTCGAGCAGGCGGTCGCCGCTCTCGTCAATGCCGATCCGGGGCTGGCCCAGAAGGTCATCAACGACGACGCCGTGCTGGATGACGGCCAGCGCGAGATCGACGACAAGGCGATCATCATCATCGCCAAGCGCCAGCCGATGGCGACGGACCTGCGCGAGATCGTCGGCGCCATCCGCATTTCGGCCGACCTCGAACGGGTCGGCGACCTCGGCAAGAACGTCGCCAAGCGGGTGGTCGCCGTCACCGACGGCCGCCAGCCGACCAGCCTGTTCCGCGGCCTGGAGGCCCTGGCCAATTTGGCGCTGACCCAGCTCAAGGAAGTGCTCGACGTCTACGCCTCGCGCTCGGTCGACAAGATCGGCTTCGTGCGCGACCGTGACGACCAGATCGATGCGATGTACACGTCGCTGTTTCGCGAATTGCTAACCTACATGATGGAAGATCCGCGCAACATCACGCCCTGCACGCATCTGCTGTTCTGCGCCAAGAACATCGAACGCATCGGCGATCATGCCACCAACATCGCCGAGACCATCTACTACATCGTCACCGGCGACCAGATGCCGGCCGAGCGGCCGAAAGGCGACAAGACGGACAAGATCAGCCTTTCGGCGCCGCTTCCGGCGAAATGA
- a CDS encoding transporter substrate-binding domain-containing protein has translation MIAALPWAPGARAAEPQVPVLWDAKERLPKPDLSALPRLRFLTTTDFPPFNFLDGAGKLSGFHIDLARAICAELGIADKCQIQALPWGELEGALEKGEGEAIIAGIAATPQSRQTYAFSRSYLQFPARFITPKNKALAEPVFDKLRSKRVGVIAGSAHERMLRDYFNTVQIVSFDGPEALYGDLKAGKIDAAFGDGMRFAFWLGGSDAAGCCRFAGGPYLAPEYLGTGMAIATRADNPTLAAAIDYALQEISMKGTFAEFYLRYFPVSFF, from the coding sequence TTGATCGCGGCGCTGCCATGGGCTCCCGGGGCGCGCGCGGCCGAACCGCAGGTCCCGGTGTTGTGGGACGCCAAGGAACGGTTGCCGAAGCCCGACCTTTCGGCATTGCCACGGCTGCGATTCCTGACGACCACGGATTTTCCACCCTTCAACTTCCTCGACGGCGCGGGAAAGCTTTCCGGTTTCCACATCGACCTGGCGCGCGCCATCTGTGCCGAACTCGGCATTGCCGACAAATGCCAGATCCAGGCCCTGCCTTGGGGCGAACTCGAAGGGGCACTCGAGAAAGGCGAAGGCGAAGCCATCATCGCCGGCATCGCCGCGACGCCGCAATCGCGCCAGACATACGCCTTCTCGCGCTCGTATCTGCAGTTTCCGGCGCGTTTCATCACGCCGAAGAACAAGGCGCTTGCCGAACCGGTCTTCGACAAGCTGCGCAGCAAACGCGTCGGCGTAATCGCCGGCTCGGCGCATGAGCGCATGCTGCGCGACTATTTCAACACGGTCCAGATCGTCTCCTTCGACGGACCGGAAGCCCTCTACGGCGATCTCAAGGCGGGCAAGATCGACGCCGCCTTCGGTGACGGCATGCGTTTCGCCTTCTGGCTGGGCGGCTCGGATGCGGCCGGCTGCTGCCGTTTTGCCGGCGGTCCCTATCTGGCGCCCGAATATCTGGGCACCGGCATGGCCATCGCCACAAGGGCGGACAACCCGACGCTGGCCGCGGCGATCGATTACGCGCTGCAGGAGATTTCGATGAAAGGAACCTTCGCCGAATTCTACCTGCGCTATTTCCCGGTCAGTTTTTTCTAG
- a CDS encoding aspartate aminotransferase family protein, with protein MSGSALYETFARAPLAFDHGEGTWLVTDKGERYLDFAGGIAVNSLGHSHPHLVAALTEQAGKLWHVSNLYEIPGQSRLGERLADATFADKVFFTNSGAEALECAIKTARRYHFVKGHPERFRVITFEGAFHGRTLATIAAGGQYKYLEGFGPKVEGFDQVGFDDIDAAEKAITPETAAILIEPVQGEGGIRPVPTQSLKRLRQLCDQHGLLLIYDEVQCGIGRTGKLFAHEWSGVTPDIMAIAKGIGGGFPMGACLATDEAVVGMTSGVHGTTFGGNPLAMAVGNAVLDVVLEDGFLEDVQRKALLMKQGLAAIADEFPDVIEDIRGTGLMLGLKCAMPNTKVNMALRDQHLLAVPAGDNVIRLLPPLTVTDAEIHEALNRIRAGAKGLADAIAVAAAK; from the coding sequence ATGAGCGGTTCGGCGCTTTACGAGACCTTTGCTCGCGCTCCCCTGGCTTTCGACCATGGGGAAGGAACCTGGCTGGTTACCGACAAAGGCGAGCGATATCTCGATTTTGCCGGCGGCATCGCGGTCAATTCGCTCGGCCACAGCCATCCGCACCTGGTCGCGGCTCTCACCGAGCAGGCGGGAAAACTCTGGCACGTCTCCAATCTCTACGAGATTCCGGGACAGAGCCGGCTGGGCGAGCGCCTGGCCGACGCCACCTTTGCCGACAAGGTGTTCTTCACCAATTCCGGCGCCGAGGCGCTGGAATGCGCGATCAAGACGGCGCGGCGCTACCATTTCGTCAAGGGCCATCCCGAGCGCTTCCGCGTCATCACCTTCGAAGGCGCCTTCCATGGCCGCACGCTGGCCACCATCGCGGCCGGCGGCCAGTACAAATACCTCGAAGGCTTCGGCCCGAAGGTCGAAGGCTTCGACCAGGTCGGCTTCGACGACATCGATGCCGCCGAGAAGGCGATCACGCCGGAGACCGCCGCGATCCTGATCGAACCGGTGCAGGGCGAGGGCGGCATCCGCCCGGTTCCGACGCAGTCGCTGAAGCGGCTGCGGCAGCTTTGCGACCAGCACGGCCTGCTGTTGATCTATGACGAGGTCCAGTGCGGCATCGGCCGCACCGGCAAGCTGTTCGCGCATGAATGGTCAGGCGTGACGCCCGACATCATGGCGATCGCCAAGGGTATTGGCGGCGGCTTCCCGATGGGCGCCTGCCTGGCCACCGACGAGGCCGTGGTCGGTATGACGTCGGGCGTGCACGGCACCACCTTCGGCGGCAATCCGCTGGCCATGGCTGTCGGCAACGCCGTGCTCGATGTGGTGCTGGAGGACGGCTTCCTCGAGGATGTCCAGCGCAAGGCATTGCTGATGAAGCAGGGCCTGGCGGCGATCGCCGACGAATTCCCCGATGTCATTGAAGACATCAGGGGAACCGGGCTGATGCTTGGGCTCAAATGCGCCATGCCCAACACCAAGGTGAACATGGCGCTGCGTGACCAGCATTTGCTGGCGGTTCCGGCTGGTGACAACGTCATTCGCCTGCTACCACCGCTCACGGTCACCGACGCCGAGATCCACGAAGCGCTCAACCGCATCCGCGCCGGTGCCAAAGGCCTGGCGGATGCCATCGCCGTGGCCGCCGCGAAGTAA
- a CDS encoding helix-turn-helix transcriptional regulator, which yields MGQFDRTLEYIDQLQHAGTAAAVCEKLLGITSDFGLTALMAGTVPQPGTPTGQQKQHVLLCDWPVEWLERYVARNYVDHDPVVSHMKQLQAPFQWREAAQGISFDKSSDEVMGDAGAFKLRDGLAFPLITLDGQIVMVSLGGEAVQLSAAEFGLVSLVSTYAVGRAMQIHTMATKTIDHIELTPRERECLQWAAVGKSEWEISQILGISEHTSEKHLLNAKSKLGAVNRVQAVAEAIRRGYIS from the coding sequence ATGGGTCAATTCGATCGTACGCTGGAATACATAGACCAACTGCAGCACGCCGGAACGGCGGCGGCGGTCTGCGAGAAACTTTTGGGCATAACCTCGGATTTCGGCCTGACCGCGCTGATGGCGGGAACCGTTCCGCAGCCAGGCACGCCGACCGGGCAGCAAAAGCAGCATGTGCTGCTTTGCGATTGGCCTGTCGAATGGCTGGAGCGCTACGTGGCGCGCAACTATGTCGACCACGATCCGGTGGTCAGCCACATGAAGCAGCTGCAGGCGCCGTTCCAGTGGCGCGAAGCCGCCCAGGGCATTAGCTTCGACAAGAGCAGCGACGAGGTGATGGGCGATGCCGGCGCCTTCAAGCTGCGCGACGGGCTGGCCTTCCCGCTGATCACGCTCGATGGCCAGATCGTCATGGTGTCGCTGGGTGGCGAGGCCGTGCAGCTGTCGGCGGCCGAGTTCGGCCTTGTGTCGCTGGTCTCGACCTATGCCGTGGGCCGCGCCATGCAAATCCACACCATGGCGACCAAGACCATTGACCATATCGAACTGACCCCGCGCGAGCGCGAATGCCTGCAATGGGCCGCCGTCGGCAAGTCGGAATGGGAGATTTCGCAAATTCTCGGCATCTCCGAACACACGTCGGAGAAACATCTTCTTAACGCCAAAAGCAAACTCGGTGCCGTCAACCGGGTCCAGGCGGTCGCCGAAGCGATAAGGCGCGGCTACATTAGCTAG
- a CDS encoding ATP-binding protein: MAEQSAEQASVAQAMAIRLWHSRWLLAAGVVAVLTAFAFANISAYVLVPALLLLLFAAMLPAAGLRQYGENIAAIEAIGLQRLSGEYLAAAVADPLIIFDRSATIVHANAAAFAAFGGIAPGLSLPLKFRAPEMQSLLDSVLSGTIASDVVDYTEKLPVERAYRVSASSVGHGTDLYVLVFKDQSETRRIDRMRADFIANASHELRTPLASIAGFIETLRGPARNDPAARDQFLQIMQNQTGRMARLIDDLLSLSRLEMKPYLKPGTEVDLRQTVDSVIDSLAPLARENSVVIERDFAKGSLNVPGDRDELFQVFENLLENACKYGQSGGRVVVSITHADDGSEPGIDVTIRDFGPGIPEEHIPRITERFYRIDVETSRTQKGTGLGLSIVKHILTRHNARLTIKSEVGKGAAFAVHLPTH, from the coding sequence ATGGCTGAGCAAAGCGCAGAGCAGGCAAGTGTGGCGCAAGCCATGGCCATCCGGCTATGGCACAGCCGCTGGCTGCTTGCGGCCGGTGTCGTCGCGGTTCTGACAGCTTTTGCCTTTGCCAATATTTCCGCCTACGTGCTGGTGCCGGCGCTGCTCCTGTTGCTCTTCGCCGCGATGCTGCCGGCCGCGGGCCTGCGCCAGTACGGCGAGAATATCGCGGCGATCGAGGCGATCGGCCTGCAGCGCCTGTCGGGCGAATATCTGGCGGCGGCCGTCGCCGACCCGCTGATCATTTTCGACCGCTCCGCCACCATCGTCCATGCCAACGCCGCCGCCTTTGCGGCTTTCGGCGGCATCGCACCGGGCCTGTCGCTGCCGCTGAAATTCCGGGCGCCGGAAATGCAGTCCCTGCTCGACAGCGTGCTGTCGGGCACGATCGCCTCCGATGTCGTCGACTATACCGAGAAGCTGCCGGTCGAACGGGCCTACCGGGTCAGCGCGTCCTCGGTCGGGCACGGCACCGACCTCTATGTGCTGGTGTTCAAGGATCAGAGCGAAACGCGCAGGATCGACCGCATGCGCGCCGATTTCATCGCCAATGCCAGCCACGAATTGCGCACTCCGCTCGCCTCGATCGCCGGTTTCATCGAAACGCTGCGCGGACCGGCCCGCAACGATCCGGCGGCGCGCGACCAATTCCTGCAGATCATGCAGAACCAGACCGGCCGCATGGCGCGCCTGATCGATGACCTCCTGTCGTTGTCCCGGCTGGAGATGAAGCCCTATCTGAAGCCGGGAACCGAGGTCGACCTGCGCCAGACCGTCGACAGCGTCATCGATTCACTGGCTCCGCTTGCCCGTGAAAACAGCGTCGTCATCGAGCGCGATTTCGCCAAGGGATCTCTCAATGTGCCCGGCGATCGTGACGAGCTGTTCCAGGTGTTCGAGAACTTGCTGGAAAACGCTTGCAAATACGGCCAGTCCGGCGGCCGCGTCGTGGTGTCGATCACGCATGCCGATGACGGTTCCGAACCCGGCATCGACGTCACCATCCGGGATTTCGGCCCCGGCATTCCCGAGGAGCACATTCCGCGCATCACCGAGCGCTTCTACCGCATCGACGTCGAAACCAGCCGGACCCAGAAAGGCACCGGCCTTGGCCTGTCGATCGTCAAGCACATCCTGACGCGCCACAATGCCAGGCTGACGATCAAATCCGAGGTCGGCAAGGGCGCCGCCTTCGCGGTTCATTTGCCGACGCACTGA
- a CDS encoding GcrA family cell cycle regulator — protein MNWTDERVELLRKLWSEGLSASQIAAQLGGVSRNAVIGKVHRLKLSGRGRATATPARQKKATQGSTVQKSVARAASTARHVTTSIGATALQTQFDAEPVVRHYIRPVENVVVPISRHLQLVELTERTCKWPNGDPLSEDFNFCGNEAAETGPYCKYHARVAFQPAAERRRNR, from the coding sequence ATGAACTGGACTGACGAGCGGGTCGAACTTCTCAGGAAACTGTGGTCGGAGGGTCTGAGCGCAAGCCAGATTGCTGCCCAGCTTGGAGGGGTGAGCCGAAATGCCGTCATCGGCAAGGTGCATCGACTGAAGCTGTCGGGCCGCGGCCGTGCAACGGCAACGCCGGCACGCCAGAAGAAGGCCACACAGGGCTCGACCGTCCAGAAGTCGGTGGCGCGCGCCGCAAGCACGGCCCGCCACGTCACGACATCGATCGGCGCGACCGCCCTTCAGACGCAATTCGACGCCGAGCCGGTGGTGCGGCACTATATCCGTCCGGTCGAGAACGTCGTGGTACCGATCTCACGGCACCTGCAGCTCGTCGAGCTGACCGAGCGGACCTGCAAATGGCCGAACGGCGATCCGCTGTCGGAAGACTTCAACTTCTGCGGCAACGAGGCTGCCGAAACGGGGCCTTATTGCAAGTATCACGCGCGTGTGGCCTTCCAGCCGGCGGCGGAGCGGAGACGCAATCGCTGA
- a CDS encoding Hsp33 family molecular chaperone codes for MAAPWSFVMLETHQVTEHHPKLGEFGYAGDDHVVPFEVGPLDVRGRTVQLGPMLDAILSRHDYPEPVARLLAEACVLTVLLGTSLKFEGKFILQTRTDGPVDMLVADFSTPSALRAYARFDADRLEALIAAGETSQQTLLGSGVLALTIDQGAHTQRYQGIVQLDGETLEDAARTYFRQSEQIPTDIRLSVAKLLTPGPGGAREQWRAGGILAQFLPQSPERMRIPDLPGGDGDPREEIHDPADNSWQELLALLGTIEPTELIDPTIGAERLLYRLFHEHGVRVFGGVPVADQCSCSRDKIRGILEGFSAQEIKDSTEDGGIHVACEFCSKQYDFDPAEFAAQ; via the coding sequence ATGGCCGCGCCCTGGAGCTTTGTCATGTTGGAAACGCATCAAGTGACTGAACATCACCCCAAACTCGGCGAGTTCGGCTATGCCGGCGACGACCATGTCGTCCCGTTCGAGGTCGGCCCGCTCGACGTGCGCGGCCGTACCGTCCAGCTCGGGCCGATGCTCGACGCCATCCTCAGCCGCCACGACTATCCCGAGCCGGTCGCCCGCCTGCTGGCGGAAGCCTGTGTGCTGACGGTGCTGCTCGGCACCTCGCTCAAATTCGAGGGCAAGTTCATCCTGCAGACCCGCACCGACGGGCCGGTCGACATGCTGGTGGCGGATTTTTCGACGCCGTCGGCGCTGCGCGCCTATGCGCGCTTCGATGCCGATCGGCTCGAGGCCTTGATCGCTGCAGGCGAAACGTCCCAGCAGACGCTGCTCGGCAGCGGCGTGCTGGCGCTGACCATCGACCAGGGCGCCCATACGCAGCGCTATCAAGGCATCGTCCAGCTCGATGGCGAAACGCTGGAAGATGCGGCGCGCACCTATTTCCGCCAGTCGGAGCAGATCCCGACGGATATCAGGCTGTCCGTGGCCAAGCTGTTGACGCCAGGCCCTGGCGGCGCGCGCGAACAATGGCGCGCCGGCGGCATCCTGGCGCAGTTCCTGCCGCAGTCGCCCGAACGCATGCGCATTCCGGACCTGCCGGGCGGCGACGGCGATCCGCGCGAGGAGATCCATGATCCGGCGGACAATTCCTGGCAGGAATTGCTGGCGCTGCTCGGCACGATCGAGCCGACCGAGCTGATCGACCCGACGATCGGCGCCGAACGGCTGCTCTATCGCCTGTTCCACGAGCATGGCGTGCGCGTCTTCGGCGGCGTTCCCGTCGCCGACCAGTGCTCATGCTCGCGCGACAAGATCCGCGGTATCCTCGAGGGCTTCTCCGCGCAGGAGATCAAGGACTCGACCGAGGACGGCGGCATCCATGTCGCCTGCGAATTCTGCTCGAAGCAGTACGACTTCGACCCGGCGGAATTCGCGGCGCAGTGA
- the ppk2 gene encoding polyphosphate kinase 2 translates to MKKAKETPATPTSGPLKIKIDGKEREFDIENPELPDWVEANKLTAGGYPYDKKMKSDEYDETLEKLQIELVKAQAWLQATGKRVMALFEGRDAAGKGGTIFVVRQYLNPRTARNVALTKPTPTELGQWYYQRYVDHFPTAGEFVTFDRSWYNRAGVEPVMGFCTPEQHEKFLDETPHFERMIVNDGIHFFKFWLNIGRETQLERFHDRRYSPLKSWKFSPIDIAGITKWDDYTKARDSMFERTHKEFAPWIIVRANDKRRARLAVMRRILLSLPYEGRDLDIVGKEDKKIIGEGPSFLGKQD, encoded by the coding sequence ATGAAAAAAGCCAAGGAAACTCCCGCAACACCGACGTCAGGTCCGTTGAAGATCAAGATCGACGGCAAGGAGCGGGAGTTCGACATCGAGAATCCCGAGCTTCCGGACTGGGTGGAGGCCAACAAGCTGACCGCGGGCGGCTACCCATACGACAAGAAGATGAAGAGCGACGAGTATGACGAGACGCTCGAGAAATTGCAGATCGAACTGGTCAAGGCGCAGGCATGGCTGCAGGCGACCGGCAAGCGGGTGATGGCGCTGTTCGAGGGCCGCGACGCCGCCGGCAAGGGCGGCACGATCTTCGTGGTGCGCCAGTATCTCAACCCGCGCACGGCGCGCAACGTGGCGCTGACCAAGCCAACCCCGACCGAACTGGGACAATGGTACTACCAGCGTTATGTCGATCATTTCCCCACGGCGGGCGAATTCGTCACCTTCGACCGTTCCTGGTACAACCGCGCCGGCGTCGAGCCGGTGATGGGCTTCTGCACGCCGGAGCAGCATGAGAAGTTTCTCGACGAGACGCCGCATTTCGAACGGATGATCGTCAACGACGGCATCCACTTCTTCAAATTCTGGCTGAACATCGGCCGGGAAACGCAACTCGAGCGCTTTCACGATCGCCGCTACAGCCCTCTGAAGAGCTGGAAGTTCTCGCCCATCGATATCGCCGGTATCACCAAATGGGACGACTACACCAAGGCGCGCGACAGCATGTTCGAGCGCACCCACAAGGAGTTCGCGCCATGGATCATCGTGCGGGCCAATGACAAGCGCCGCGCCCGGCTGGCGGTGATGCGGCGGATCCTGCTGTCGCTGCCCTACGAGGGGCGCGATCTCGATATCGTCGGCAAGGAAGACAAGAAGATCATCGGCGAAGGGCCGTCATTCCTCGGCAAGCAAGACTGA
- a CDS encoding magnesium and cobalt transport protein CorA has product MEYVREFKPAAPTSGIIASSVYTAGRRIADIPIEEAGEWAKKSGHVVWIGLLEPDRELLLRVQAQFHLHELAIEDAEHPHQRPKIEQYGDALFIVARTAQLIEGRVTFGETHLFVGSGYIVSVRHGPSTSYAAVRQHWESCPHSLAKGEDFVLYAILDFIVDNYMPVLEQIEDEVEAIEDRVLLKPMTGPDIERLYMLRRDLLRLRNAALPLVEVCRRLTSADLPQIHSAMHPLFRDVTDHIRTVQEKIDSLREVLAFAFEASLLVGQSQETAISKKLASWAAILAVPTAFAGIYGMNFTDMPELKMEYGYPIVLATIAAICAFLYWRFRKNGWL; this is encoded by the coding sequence ATGGAATATGTCCGAGAGTTCAAGCCCGCGGCGCCGACATCAGGCATCATCGCCTCCAGCGTGTACACGGCCGGGCGGCGTATCGCCGACATTCCGATCGAGGAAGCCGGCGAATGGGCCAAGAAATCGGGACACGTCGTCTGGATCGGGCTGCTCGAACCCGATCGCGAGCTCCTGTTGCGCGTCCAGGCGCAGTTCCATCTGCATGAGCTGGCGATCGAGGATGCCGAGCATCCACACCAGCGGCCGAAGATCGAGCAATATGGCGATGCGCTGTTCATCGTCGCCCGCACCGCGCAATTGATCGAAGGACGGGTGACTTTCGGCGAGACGCATCTGTTCGTCGGTTCGGGCTATATCGTCAGCGTCAGGCACGGCCCATCGACGTCCTACGCCGCCGTGCGCCAGCACTGGGAAAGCTGCCCGCATTCGCTGGCCAAGGGCGAGGATTTCGTCCTCTATGCCATTCTCGATTTCATCGTCGACAACTACATGCCCGTGCTCGAGCAGATCGAGGACGAGGTCGAGGCGATCGAGGACAGGGTTCTTCTGAAGCCGATGACCGGTCCTGACATCGAGCGGCTCTATATGCTGCGCCGCGATCTGCTGCGCCTGCGCAACGCGGCACTTCCGCTGGTGGAAGTCTGCCGCCGGTTGACCAGCGCCGACCTGCCGCAGATCCATTCAGCCATGCATCCGCTGTTCCGCGACGTGACCGACCACATCCGCACCGTCCAGGAAAAGATCGACAGTCTGCGCGAGGTGCTGGCCTTTGCCTTCGAGGCCAGCCTGCTGGTCGGTCAAAGCCAGGAAACGGCGATCTCGAAGAAACTCGCCTCCTGGGCGGCCATACTGGCGGTGCCGACGGCCTTCGCCGGCATCTACGGCATGAACTTCACCGACATGCCGGAACTGAAGATGGAATATGGCTACCCGATTGTGCTCGCCACCATCGCGGCGATCTGCGCGTTTCTCTACTGGCGGTTCCGCAAGAATGGGTGGCTGTGA
- a CDS encoding acyl-homoserine-lactone synthase, with product MLFCLTTQELMERPDLWEAVHRLRYQIFVEEMGWEDLRRPDGFEVDQFDHDEAVHQIVIRGNEVAGYQRMLPTTRPHLLTEVLSDLSEGTPPSGPNIWELTRYAVAAGFRDGRRGVSTVGTELIAGFVEWGLKRGVDKVIIEFEPMWVLRALQLHFLATPLGYQRTYGNQQVVATLLSFNEHTLDVVRSRRNHHAPVLARGYPDMFGQRRAS from the coding sequence ATGCTTTTTTGTCTTACTACTCAAGAATTGATGGAACGCCCCGACCTTTGGGAGGCCGTCCATCGTCTGCGCTACCAGATATTTGTCGAAGAGATGGGGTGGGAGGACCTGCGGCGCCCGGACGGATTCGAGGTCGATCAGTTCGACCATGACGAGGCGGTGCATCAGATCGTCATCAGAGGCAACGAAGTCGCCGGTTATCAACGGATGTTGCCGACCACGCGGCCCCATCTGCTGACCGAGGTCTTGTCCGACCTTTCCGAAGGAACGCCGCCATCGGGCCCCAACATCTGGGAATTGACCCGCTATGCGGTGGCTGCCGGTTTTCGCGATGGCCGTCGCGGCGTCTCGACCGTCGGCACCGAATTGATCGCCGGCTTCGTCGAGTGGGGGCTGAAGCGCGGCGTCGACAAGGTGATCATCGAGTTCGAGCCGATGTGGGTGTTGCGCGCCTTGCAGCTGCATTTCCTGGCGACGCCGCTGGGTTATCAGCGCACCTACGGCAATCAGCAGGTCGTGGCGACCCTGCTCTCCTTCAACGAGCATACGCTGGACGTGGTGCGTTCGCGCCGCAATCACCATGCTCCTGTCCTGGCCCGGGGATATCCCGACATGTTCGGCCAGAGGAGGGCGTCATGA
- a CDS encoding enoyl-CoA hydratase-related protein, producing MTLDTAMNPHPQPELRNHTLIVTVSSNDGRPVLDRRAYESLARTFHEAADNDEVRVVVLRGLAGCFCLGGDFSEFLDATKHQKLIAAVTDMFRTLATFPKPILACVDGDAVGVGCTILFHCDMVIASNESTFRVPFVDFGLVPDAATSILAPQKLGYAGAFRFFCLGDTLHAEDARALGLVAEIVHDGVEEATLGRARQLAKKPVAALLQTRGLLKGNTGALCDRIDQEISLFQQALQDDTTLRRLQRIARLAA from the coding sequence ATGACGTTGGACACCGCCATGAACCCGCACCCGCAACCGGAACTGCGCAACCACACGCTGATCGTCACCGTGTCGTCGAATGACGGCCGGCCGGTGCTCGACAGAAGGGCCTATGAGAGCCTTGCCAGGACATTCCATGAAGCCGCCGACAATGACGAGGTGCGTGTCGTCGTGCTGCGTGGCCTGGCAGGCTGCTTCTGCCTTGGCGGCGACTTTTCCGAATTCCTCGACGCCACCAAGCATCAGAAGCTGATCGCCGCCGTCACCGACATGTTCCGCACGCTGGCGACGTTCCCCAAGCCAATCCTCGCCTGCGTCGACGGCGATGCCGTCGGCGTCGGTTGCACCATCCTGTTCCACTGCGACATGGTGATCGCCTCGAATGAAAGCACGTTCCGGGTGCCGTTCGTCGATTTCGGCCTTGTGCCGGACGCGGCGACCAGCATCCTGGCGCCACAGAAGCTCGGCTATGCCGGCGCCTTCCGCTTCTTTTGTCTCGGCGACACGCTCCACGCCGAGGACGCGAGGGCACTCGGCCTCGTCGCCGAGATCGTGCATGACGGCGTGGAAGAGGCGACACTCGGCCGCGCAAGGCAACTCGCCAAGAAGCCGGTCGCCGCCTTGCTGCAGACCCGCGGCCTGCTCAAGGGCAACACCGGCGCGCTGTGCGACCGCATCGACCAGGAGATATCGCTGTTTCAGCAGGCGTTGCAGGACGACACCACGCTACGTCGCCTGCAGCGGATCGCCCGGCTGGCAGCCTGA